A single genomic interval of Shewanella psychropiezotolerans harbors:
- a CDS encoding type VI secretion system PAAR protein gives MGNAVKLGDMGLDHDGFPPTAVIAAASTVKVDGVPLARKGDALAPHDKPNNPPHPRAISAGSGTVSADGMPAARSGDAVDCGGSLVGGGTVNIG, from the coding sequence ATGGGCAATGCAGTGAAGTTAGGCGATATGGGATTAGATCATGATGGTTTTCCACCCACGGCAGTGATTGCTGCTGCCTCGACGGTCAAGGTCGATGGCGTTCCCTTGGCGAGAAAGGGGGATGCATTAGCACCTCACGATAAACCCAATAACCCACCTCATCCCCGTGCGATCTCGGCAGGTTCAGGGACCGTATCAGCCGATGGTATGCCCGCAGCCCGCAGTGGCGATGCCGTCGATTGTGGTGGCTCGTTAGTCGGTGGCGGCACCGTCAATATTGGTTAA
- a CDS encoding toxin VasX — protein MSVDKLSPGPACDPKKLFIEVTGLDHGTEHSIQFYDDKDAVQQEFLENKLEVESLEDTCINSWDWNEQKTPINAWLAITADSGVIKLPLFTDIQAKKRVDGEQDYLLHAVMPLTLLPTYDTSLTAKERLAPVRNGYIYVFYNNKAWREIEIRTQDDGSVNLKDIDLYQYRQGRDKPFLDEKRIAVGLPLKEIWLPAKDNKNGTRIHLAYSEVQWSSARLNALEKDSGKLTTRLVAFNSINIDGSVDLLHAASLPEMRARAPEVELSVAHPITLNRDLSGKYASALYQDIELEQERLQKGGDSALQVFKDNNELRFEYGAREHVLRSLIQGRNDPFVQLTSTPDYLDDAKARKLRVLPLTDMIFILKHHGSLTLLASGYLQQVQLSASKNKHFHSAELVQRLVLPNKIGETENQLHEHKDDVNTNLGGVFHRTIRTIERQLFRTDFNLLQQALASVLDDPSFAIALLDLTSMSGVNGGAGHTVVSDALSALSLDADKLDTLLAVEERQNHTSINTLVNIHDSKARHPLHPLLFIPKDKVPLDDVYVPPEADNDGSGLATPANIARWSSDNLLVDESQLESIDLNTIFASADNSEGSFGNYRRISSVVDGILKGFFTSLFTIQSAINSGAVNIEFTALYVNSLSTLKAINAKFLATMTFVPVTGIPLKGYVVGVMGAGITYGVPEGNSTYKYGKRAAPVAYGSLYDDGGNLIASTNKKDFPKNAKLEKVKSRVVMIDEGSDLAMSKAEAQRALNNTGDGSKNLSNVYEKLRVPYIISVIEVINLVTTINAIKTENNGWKNVANIGSAIADLSIALVHAANMMSHNASVLAKASQVNTFNFSPMTVAKFSTPNARFKLVSSVSRLNVAGFVAGMLTAVICLWDAARLYSNQDKDAAFAMGMVAIGTGLSSFASTFIASSSTFLGLGPIAWLGIAIAIGGGLLYYYFKDSPIETWLKNGPFGASPATSGDYASLQQPQQALSQFINLIMSVSITVYPLDKVKIGPDTRAVLADKGVTHGIMLRSNLLQLLNADKIKVRFFARQAIAKTIKQVRRYGNSHSVEIINVDTINSTVIDSVTSAEGRVYFVVFDKKLPKDGMDNSWFKMTRPDFYTHQPHFMVRAQIEVDGQAFPALPINELNVLADPQAAPAFNEQDRYWADELNYPLPRPS, from the coding sequence ATGTCAGTTGATAAACTTAGCCCTGGGCCGGCATGTGACCCCAAGAAATTATTTATTGAAGTAACCGGACTCGATCATGGCACAGAGCATAGCATTCAATTCTATGATGATAAGGATGCTGTTCAGCAGGAGTTTCTGGAGAACAAGTTAGAAGTAGAATCACTTGAAGATACTTGTATAAACAGTTGGGACTGGAATGAGCAAAAAACGCCGATTAATGCTTGGCTAGCTATTACAGCTGATTCCGGAGTGATCAAATTACCCTTATTTACCGATATTCAAGCCAAAAAGCGCGTAGACGGCGAACAAGACTACCTGTTACATGCGGTGATGCCTCTGACCTTGCTACCGACCTATGACACATCACTGACCGCTAAAGAGCGATTAGCACCAGTGAGGAATGGTTATATTTATGTGTTTTATAATAATAAAGCTTGGCGCGAAATTGAAATACGTACCCAAGATGATGGTAGCGTCAATTTAAAAGATATCGATTTATATCAATATCGCCAAGGGCGGGATAAGCCGTTTCTTGATGAGAAGCGCATCGCAGTCGGGCTGCCACTCAAAGAAATTTGGTTACCGGCAAAGGACAACAAAAATGGAACCAGAATTCATCTAGCCTACTCTGAAGTGCAATGGAGCAGTGCACGTCTTAATGCACTTGAAAAGGACTCAGGCAAACTGACGACACGACTCGTCGCGTTTAACAGCATTAACATCGATGGCTCTGTAGATTTGCTCCATGCCGCCAGTTTACCTGAAATGAGAGCGCGTGCTCCGGAAGTTGAACTTAGTGTTGCTCATCCTATTACACTTAATCGCGATCTTTCTGGAAAGTATGCATCGGCTCTGTATCAAGATATAGAATTGGAGCAAGAGCGACTGCAAAAGGGAGGGGATTCGGCGTTACAGGTTTTTAAAGATAATAACGAGCTGCGTTTTGAATATGGTGCCAGGGAACATGTCTTACGTTCACTCATTCAAGGTCGTAACGACCCATTTGTTCAGCTAACATCTACTCCTGATTATCTTGATGATGCGAAAGCCAGAAAACTGCGCGTGCTTCCCTTAACCGATATGATTTTTATCCTTAAGCATCATGGGTCGTTAACATTATTAGCCAGTGGTTATTTACAACAAGTTCAATTGAGTGCTAGTAAAAATAAACACTTTCATAGTGCCGAACTCGTGCAGCGTTTGGTGCTTCCCAATAAAATTGGTGAAACAGAAAATCAGTTACACGAGCATAAGGATGATGTAAATACCAATTTAGGCGGAGTCTTCCACCGTACTATACGTACCATAGAGCGGCAGTTATTTCGCACTGACTTTAACCTGTTGCAACAGGCATTAGCTAGCGTTCTCGATGATCCTAGTTTTGCCATTGCACTATTAGATTTGACTTCAATGTCAGGTGTCAATGGAGGAGCAGGGCATACTGTTGTGAGTGATGCCTTGTCAGCGTTGTCCCTAGATGCAGATAAACTTGATACCCTGCTAGCTGTAGAAGAAAGGCAAAATCACACGTCTATTAATACGTTAGTGAATATTCATGACTCTAAGGCTCGCCACCCTTTACATCCTTTATTATTTATACCGAAGGATAAGGTTCCATTAGATGACGTGTATGTGCCGCCTGAGGCCGACAATGATGGCTCCGGTTTGGCCACTCCTGCCAATATTGCGCGCTGGTCGAGTGATAATTTGCTCGTTGACGAGTCGCAATTAGAGTCTATCGATTTAAATACTATCTTTGCCTCGGCTGATAACAGTGAAGGCTCATTTGGTAATTATCGACGCATTTCAAGTGTGGTGGACGGTATATTGAAAGGTTTTTTCACATCCTTGTTTACTATTCAGTCTGCGATAAACAGCGGTGCGGTAAATATAGAGTTTACTGCACTTTATGTTAACAGTCTAAGTACCTTAAAGGCCATTAACGCTAAATTCCTTGCCACGATGACTTTTGTTCCTGTTACTGGAATACCGCTGAAAGGGTATGTTGTGGGCGTCATGGGGGCAGGTATTACCTATGGTGTACCTGAAGGTAACAGTACCTATAAGTATGGTAAGCGGGCCGCGCCAGTAGCCTATGGCAGTCTTTATGATGACGGGGGTAATTTAATCGCCTCAACCAATAAAAAAGATTTCCCTAAGAATGCTAAATTAGAGAAGGTCAAATCTCGCGTAGTAATGATAGATGAGGGCAGCGATCTGGCTATGAGCAAGGCTGAGGCCCAAAGGGCGTTAAACAATACCGGTGATGGGAGTAAGAATTTAAGTAATGTTTATGAAAAGTTGCGCGTGCCCTATATTATTTCGGTCATCGAAGTCATTAACTTAGTGACCACGATAAATGCAATAAAAACTGAAAATAATGGTTGGAAAAATGTGGCTAACATTGGTAGTGCTATTGCAGATTTAAGTATTGCCCTAGTCCATGCAGCTAACATGATGAGCCACAATGCCTCGGTGCTGGCAAAGGCCAGCCAAGTTAACACGTTTAACTTCTCCCCTATGACAGTGGCTAAATTTAGTACTCCTAACGCTAGGTTTAAACTGGTGTCATCGGTAAGTCGGCTAAATGTGGCCGGGTTTGTGGCTGGTATGTTAACCGCAGTGATTTGCCTTTGGGATGCGGCTCGCCTATACAGTAATCAAGATAAAGATGCCGCTTTTGCCATGGGTATGGTAGCCATTGGCACGGGGTTATCAAGTTTTGCGAGTACTTTTATCGCATCTTCCAGTACCTTTTTAGGACTCGGTCCCATTGCTTGGTTGGGGATCGCCATCGCCATTGGCGGCGGGCTATTGTATTATTATTTTAAAGATAGCCCCATTGAAACTTGGCTTAAAAATGGCCCTTTCGGTGCGTCGCCGGCCACCTCTGGCGATTATGCATCACTGCAACAGCCACAGCAGGCATTATCGCAATTTATCAATTTAATCATGTCGGTATCGATTACGGTGTACCCTTTGGATAAGGTTAAAATAGGCCCGGATACCCGCGCAGTACTCGCAGATAAAGGCGTCACCCATGGGATTATGCTGCGCAGTAACTTGTTGCAGTTACTCAATGCCGATAAGATAAAAGTACGATTTTTTGCGCGCCAAGCCATAGCCAAAACAATTAAGCAGGTGCGCCGTTACGGGAATAGCCATTCTGTCGAAATTATCAATGTCGATACCATAAACAGTACGGTTATTGATAGCGTCACTAGCGCAGAAGGCCGAGTGTATTTTGTCGTTTTCGATAAAAAACTTCCAAAAGATGGCATGGACAATAGTTGGTTTAAAATGACTAGACCTGATTTCTATACTCATCAGCCCCATTTTATGGTTCGGGCGCAAATAGAGGTAGACGGTCAGGCGTTTCCGGCCTTACCCATTAACGAGCTCAATGTCCTTGCAGATCCCCAAGCTGCCCCCGCATTTAATGAGCAAGATAGGTATTGGGCCGATGAGTTAAATTATCCTTTACCTCGCCCCAGTTAA
- a CDS encoding DUF4123 domain-containing protein — MELHHTLQLQDKLDDEELAHYLIADYHPDTAHDLYAYGASPDIAPLYIGTDLAELLEYSPYVIRVKSDDTLLNIFHTKAVSGGSWSGILISALAEIAFDDLITHLRQRLIMQFSGNKKGILHFQNPAVAHYFFGESDKRDTALWMGPITHISWYAFPYSAIQGVWCSVSNSLPIKAAELLSDTSNSSWIITPSQQMALEIQYDDKTLSRFFESISISVTDNVEWCNYRQYLNQAESLGLIDNTCIYRYLTLCRQYGKPAESLLKSSYLFSLTGSEKLQYLENTLRKDSLYVS; from the coding sequence ATGGAATTACATCATACTCTTCAGCTTCAAGACAAACTCGATGATGAAGAGTTAGCACATTACCTGATTGCTGATTATCACCCTGATACTGCTCACGATTTGTATGCTTATGGAGCCAGTCCGGATATTGCCCCCTTATACATAGGTACCGACTTAGCTGAGCTATTAGAATACAGCCCCTATGTGATCAGAGTTAAATCAGATGATACTCTATTGAATATATTTCACACTAAAGCTGTTTCGGGTGGCTCTTGGTCTGGTATTCTTATTTCAGCTCTGGCTGAAATTGCTTTTGATGATTTAATCACACATCTTCGACAACGATTAATTATGCAGTTTTCCGGGAATAAAAAGGGCATTCTGCACTTCCAAAATCCGGCCGTTGCTCACTACTTCTTCGGGGAGTCAGATAAACGAGATACGGCGCTTTGGATGGGGCCTATTACACATATCTCTTGGTATGCTTTTCCATATTCCGCAATCCAAGGTGTATGGTGTTCAGTCAGTAATTCATTGCCTATAAAAGCCGCAGAACTATTAAGCGATACTTCAAATTCATCTTGGATTATTACGCCATCGCAGCAAATGGCTCTTGAGATACAATATGATGATAAAACCTTGAGTCGCTTTTTTGAATCTATTTCTATTTCAGTTACTGATAACGTCGAGTGGTGTAATTATCGGCAATACCTTAATCAAGCCGAGAGTCTGGGGTTAATCGATAATACCTGTATTTATCGTTACTTAACCTTATGTCGTCAATATGGAAAGCCTGCTGAATCTCTGCTGAAATCATCATACCTGTTCAGTTTAACTGGTTCAGAAAAATTACAGTATTTAGAAAATACACTTAGAAAGGACTCTTTGTATGTCAGTTGA
- a CDS encoding type VI secretion system Vgr family protein: MSLDTTPIDKDIVMALSGSGLRFHFSAQGLDEDSLDVVDFNFIEHLSTPFEVKLTLLSRLDDLTAESIVDQTGLLTWTLDESVQRQVHGIVSQFSKGDTGHHHTQYQLTLVPALSRLKLRQNSRIFQQKTVLDIIATLLGEMGLKDYAFSCDPRFESEIREYCVQYRETDFEFISRLAAEVGLFYFFEHTADTHTLIFCDSTSKLASLGAPFPYNAISGGVIDVPYVNAFSFQHQIKPASVTLKDNSFKKPQYSFLQTSTGKELDCQRLDYEHFDYPGRYKDDAAGIPITQVRQEYLRRDAQVATGKSNIMQAISGFKFDLMEHGDSSLNRDWIITGVKHTGEQGAAAEEANTQKPTRYHNEFTAIPASLPWQARPNPKPLVTGPQMAIVVGPENEEIFCDEFGRVKVQFPWDRYGNGDASVNKGSSCWVRVSQAWAGGQYGMMAIPRIGHEVIVSFLEGDPDQPIITGRAFNVISQVPYPLPANKTRTGIKTQTHKGEGSNELRFEDECDKEEIYIHAQKDMNTLVENDQATQIKHDQHLDVDNERFTRIKANDHLTVEGESRHNIKGDMSLTVEGSIQMKTGSAWINEAGTEVHIKAGQKVVIETSTEITLKAGGSFVKIDSAGVHLVGSAINLNSGGGAGSGSGFSGQNAILPLGVEAATVAESEKMELAEATEVAGVAEASVAVTPALKHKIISDQQEDAPLTEVCQKQTDGSCPLTDCPCGNNG, encoded by the coding sequence ATGTCACTGGATACAACCCCAATAGATAAGGATATTGTCATGGCGCTTTCTGGCTCAGGTTTACGTTTCCACTTCAGTGCCCAAGGCTTGGACGAGGATAGCCTGGATGTGGTCGATTTCAACTTCATCGAGCATCTGTCGACGCCATTCGAGGTTAAGTTGACGCTATTAAGCCGATTAGACGATCTCACTGCCGAGTCTATCGTCGACCAAACAGGCTTACTCACCTGGACCTTAGATGAGTCGGTTCAGCGTCAGGTGCACGGCATTGTGAGCCAATTTAGCAAGGGCGATACCGGCCATCATCACACTCAATATCAGCTGACCTTAGTGCCGGCGCTTTCCAGACTCAAGCTCAGGCAGAACAGTCGGATTTTTCAGCAGAAAACCGTGCTGGATATTATCGCCACCTTGCTAGGTGAGATGGGGCTAAAAGATTATGCCTTCAGTTGTGATCCCAGATTCGAGTCTGAAATACGTGAATATTGCGTGCAATATCGTGAGACAGATTTCGAGTTTATCAGTCGTCTGGCGGCTGAAGTCGGTCTGTTTTACTTTTTCGAGCACACTGCAGACACGCACACGCTGATTTTCTGTGACAGCACCAGTAAATTGGCGAGCTTGGGTGCGCCTTTTCCTTACAATGCCATTAGTGGCGGAGTGATCGATGTTCCCTATGTGAACGCGTTCAGCTTTCAACATCAGATAAAGCCTGCCAGCGTCACCCTCAAAGATAACAGCTTTAAGAAGCCCCAATACAGCTTCCTGCAGACCAGCACAGGCAAAGAGTTAGATTGCCAACGTTTGGATTACGAGCACTTCGACTATCCGGGCCGTTACAAGGATGATGCCGCGGGGATCCCGATCACTCAGGTGCGTCAGGAATACCTGCGCCGTGATGCACAAGTGGCCACAGGCAAGAGCAACATCATGCAGGCCATCAGTGGTTTTAAATTCGACTTGATGGAGCACGGCGATAGCAGCCTTAATCGTGACTGGATCATTACCGGGGTTAAACATACCGGCGAGCAGGGAGCCGCAGCGGAAGAAGCCAACACTCAAAAGCCTACCCGATATCATAATGAGTTTACCGCCATTCCAGCCAGCTTACCCTGGCAAGCAAGGCCGAACCCTAAACCTCTGGTTACCGGCCCGCAGATGGCTATCGTGGTGGGGCCTGAAAATGAAGAGATATTTTGTGATGAATTTGGCCGGGTTAAGGTGCAGTTTCCCTGGGACAGATATGGTAATGGTGACGCTAGTGTTAATAAGGGGTCCAGTTGCTGGGTGCGTGTCAGTCAGGCCTGGGCCGGTGGTCAATATGGCATGATGGCCATTCCACGGATTGGTCACGAAGTTATCGTGAGTTTTCTTGAAGGCGACCCGGATCAACCTATCATCACAGGGCGTGCTTTTAACGTTATCAGCCAAGTGCCTTATCCGTTACCGGCGAACAAGACACGCACAGGTATCAAGACTCAGACCCATAAGGGCGAGGGCAGTAATGAGCTAAGATTTGAAGATGAATGTGACAAGGAAGAGATATACATTCACGCCCAGAAAGACATGAACACCTTAGTTGAAAATGATCAAGCAACACAGATTAAACATGATCAACATCTTGATGTGGATAACGAACGCTTCACCCGTATTAAGGCCAATGATCACCTGACCGTAGAAGGCGAGAGTCGCCACAATATCAAAGGCGACATGAGTTTAACCGTGGAAGGTTCGATACAGATGAAAACCGGCAGTGCCTGGATAAATGAAGCGGGCACCGAAGTGCACATCAAGGCCGGACAGAAAGTGGTAATCGAAACCAGCACGGAAATCACCCTCAAGGCCGGTGGCAGCTTCGTCAAAATTGACTCCGCTGGCGTACATCTGGTTGGCTCAGCCATCAACCTTAACTCAGGCGGCGGCGCAGGCTCAGGCAGTGGTTTTTCGGGCCAAAATGCCATATTACCCTTAGGCGTAGAAGCGGCGACTGTTGCTGAAAGTGAAAAGATGGAGTTAGCCGAGGCCACAGAGGTCGCTGGTGTGGCAGAGGCTAGTGTAGCTGTGACGCCTGCACTCAAACATAAAATAATTTCCGATCAGCAAGAAGATGCTCCCTTGACAGAGGTATGTCAAAAACAAACTGATGGTTCATGCCCTTTAACCGACTGTCCTTGTGGGAATAACGGTTAA
- a CDS encoding Hcp family type VI secretion system effector, with the protein MPTPCYISIKGQTQGHITAGAFTADSVGDIFVEGHEDEMLVQEFDHIVTVPTDPQSGQPSGQRIHKPFKFTVALNKAVPLMYNSLASGEKITEVELKWYRTSIEGKQEHYFSTKLEGATIIDIKCHMPHCQDPSKADFTQLVTVSMAYRKIDWDHTTAGTSGSDDWRKPIEA; encoded by the coding sequence ATGCCAACACCATGTTATATCTCAATCAAAGGACAGACCCAGGGACACATTACTGCAGGTGCTTTCACCGCCGATTCTGTCGGTGACATTTTTGTCGAAGGTCATGAAGATGAGATGCTGGTTCAGGAATTTGATCACATAGTCACAGTGCCTACAGATCCACAGTCGGGTCAACCTTCAGGACAGCGTATTCATAAGCCATTTAAGTTTACTGTGGCACTGAACAAGGCCGTTCCCTTGATGTATAACTCACTCGCATCGGGTGAGAAGATCACTGAAGTTGAACTAAAGTGGTACCGCACTTCTATCGAAGGTAAGCAAGAGCATTACTTCAGCACTAAGCTCGAAGGCGCAACCATCATAGATATTAAGTGCCACATGCCTCATTGCCAAGATCCAAGCAAGGCTGACTTCACTCAGCTAGTTACTGTGTCTATGGCATACCGTAAGATCGATTGGGATCATACGACTGCAGGTACTTCAGGTTCAGATGATTGGCGTAAGCCGATCGAAGCTTAA
- a CDS encoding type VI secretion system ImpA family N-terminal domain-containing protein has protein sequence MQNNVCRVNRFKLASNPKSLREQPLYQEMRAEINRRNNPLSGGTDWDKVCRLAQELANTSGADLLTSAYYISAASKTQGVSGLASGLELMLSIVSYSSEIEAMAAEKIAEIINWAVTKVTPELKKMAATPANVRDWYRCEYACQQLFELLKQKQPQQVPNLDVLGYVIFEKLDHIEALQRRSIAKVTHIGVDKTKTAKKSTPWMVALSGLSILTFGCAGVYAGVSYQDEIRQQLPSWFTPIVEVQAPPTVAQLIDELFNLPRQDTSLSIYPEQVNYLIELDKNFRRFSAARTKMANLSQLTRRVPVNIRQVQGAAKDVANYASSLSPILARTYFIDDLLKDEAYVRASGELSQLDTQLKALLIKRTLLALQWGKLTAVESEAKLANEAVASGKESAKASGKSSGNNATLLPKDANVSLKVIASETKAEKQH, from the coding sequence ATGCAAAACAATGTGTGTAGAGTCAATCGTTTCAAACTGGCCTCAAATCCTAAGTCTCTCAGAGAGCAGCCTCTGTATCAGGAGATGAGAGCCGAGATCAATCGGCGTAACAATCCGCTCAGTGGGGGAACCGACTGGGACAAGGTGTGTCGTTTGGCACAGGAATTAGCCAACACCTCGGGTGCAGATCTGCTGACCTCAGCCTATTACATTAGCGCCGCGAGTAAGACCCAAGGGGTGAGCGGCCTCGCATCGGGACTGGAACTGATGTTATCCATCGTCTCTTATTCCAGTGAAATAGAGGCCATGGCGGCGGAGAAAATTGCCGAAATAATCAACTGGGCGGTGACGAAAGTGACCCCAGAGCTTAAGAAAATGGCGGCGACGCCGGCCAATGTGCGTGACTGGTATCGTTGTGAATATGCCTGCCAACAGTTATTCGAGTTACTGAAGCAGAAGCAGCCTCAGCAGGTGCCCAATCTGGATGTGCTGGGTTACGTGATTTTTGAGAAATTAGATCATATTGAGGCACTGCAACGTAGATCCATCGCTAAAGTGACGCACATCGGAGTTGATAAGACAAAAACAGCCAAAAAATCCACACCTTGGATGGTGGCGCTCTCAGGTTTATCGATTTTGACATTTGGCTGTGCAGGTGTTTACGCCGGCGTCTCTTATCAGGATGAAATTCGTCAGCAATTACCCAGCTGGTTTACTCCCATCGTCGAAGTACAGGCACCGCCAACGGTGGCTCAGCTGATCGATGAGTTATTTAATCTGCCACGGCAAGACACTTCTCTGTCTATCTATCCCGAGCAGGTGAATTATTTAATAGAGCTAGATAAGAATTTTAGGCGATTTTCGGCGGCGAGAACCAAGATGGCCAACTTAAGCCAACTCACCAGACGAGTCCCGGTGAACATCAGGCAGGTGCAAGGGGCCGCTAAAGATGTGGCTAATTATGCCAGCAGCTTGTCGCCCATATTGGCGCGGACCTATTTTATCGATGATCTGTTAAAGGATGAGGCTTATGTTCGCGCCAGTGGTGAATTGTCGCAGCTCGATACTCAGTTAAAGGCCTTATTGATCAAACGCACCTTACTGGCCCTGCAGTGGGGGAAATTAACCGCCGTCGAGTCTGAAGCCAAACTCGCTAATGAAGCTGTGGCTAGTGGAAAGGAAAGTGCTAAGGCAAGTGGCAAGAGTAGCGGGAATAACGCCACACTATTACCAAAGGATGCAAATGTATCCTTAAAGGTCATAGCAAGCGAGACCAAGGCAGAGAAACAGCATTAA